TTAGatgaatcaattttattttgctcTGTGTTATTATTAGCTTTTGCtacactattattatttttaacatctgATAATCCTTTTGTTATACTAGGAACTTTAGGTTGAAAAACAGTCTTCTTCTGTATTGGTTGATTTTGTGATGACCCTTGTATTGGATGTTGTGATGTAGTAAATGGAAGAAGCCTTTTAGCCATTAGTCTTTCTCGAGCTTGCTgatgtttctttttaatttcatcttGGGTACATCTAATTGGGGAATCACCTGgaactttaaatattaaattaataactacaACTTCAactttatactttaaaaaaaaatgtgtatgtgtactagtgtacacacgtaagaagtgaaacttctttataaccattttatttttcagaaaataatttactatatttacTATATGACGTAAATGGacgtaaaatgtaaatatagtATCTTATCCCTAccgggataagaaaaagatggcgcgtaacgaaaaaatgttacactaaatttttttctaacctcaataaagaagtttcacttcaaaaacaaagctattttaaaaaaaaagttcatgACAGAGACTATAATTGAgtaggtaaatatttgtaaaaagtaaattaaatacaagCAAGTAGGAAGATTGTAAACGGTTATGTATTCCACATTGAAGTGGTTTTAATAAAAGCAAAAATGAATACCTGTCATCTTCTCGTCACTTTTATTAAACGGCATTGAGTTGTATCTTCCAAATGCCATTCCGCTAGTAGACGGTTTATTCAATTCTATCATTGATGGAGACTCCGGCATGGAGTTATGCCTGCCAAACAACGATCGTGATGTTGGACTCTCTCCATGTATAGTTAAATCTTCTAGTACCCAACTTGAATCTTTAGTActtgttacatttttatttgtatctttaACAGGCATTTGAGAAAGCCTCTCCAATGCACTATCATTCAAATTGCCCAGCAAGTTATCAAATGAGTCATTATTTAACCGAGGCGAgtcatattttttagttttgttGTTAATAACTGGAGATTCcaatttaatattactaaGGATTGTGTCCATAGAATCTTGATCCATGCTAATTTTTGCACTGGGTTTAAAGTTACTTCTATTTTTTGTAGTAAGAGCTTCAAGGCATGGCCTTTTTGGTGCTGAATGAtcatagtttattatattttcctcAACAATTTGACTTGCTCTCAAAAGACATTCATTCATGGAGTCATCAGATTCTAAGCCAGGTTCCGGTTCttgctttttaaattttgaactcAACACATTCTTTCTAAGGCAACGACTACTTGTTCGCAATACACTTTTTGGTGAGCTTTCACTGTTATCACTAAATATGTCATCTTCGCTACCTGATGGTGGCTTATTTACactattatttgattttgctTTTTGCTTAATTAACTCATGCAAGTTTTGATTCAATTCTATCAAATCTTGAAATAGTTCAGTTCTTTTTTGTGATTGTCTCACAGGTTTTCTTTTAGGTAATGGTTTTTCAATTAGTTTTGGCCTTAAAGCTTTTCTACTTTTACGACTCACAGGTGTTGTGTTTTTAGATCTATGTGTAGCATGTTCAGCTTTAGGTGTGTAAAAATTCCATACAACATCAGTTTCTCCCTCCGCTCCATCTTGAGTGCATAAAAATGGCACAGGACTTCCAGCATCTGAATCACATATTGAATCACTGTCCCTCGACGGTGATTCCAATCGATGTTCGGGAGTTGAACATgctaaaactgaaagaaaaataaattattagcaaaATATTGAACCGAAAACCAATTAATTTATGCTTACATTAGACAGTGACATTTTGttacctttatttttatttttagcaacCATTTCCTGAGATAATCTTCTTTTACTCATAGAACATGTATTTTATGCTCGACTACAAGTAAATAATTACTTGTAATAACACTTAACTACATAACAAACTGTTGTAACAAAAACAAGGGATAATGTGTTAAAAATGGTTACTTTcaatatagtaataataatagcgTGTAATTTATAGAAGCAGTCTTTTGTTGAAAGATATTCAGCAAGATTTTGGTCCTAAATAACTGTGATAAATACGTTTACGTTTACGAATTACGATTGCCGAGTGCCGTCAGTGCCGTCGCCTACGTCTATTTTCAGATGTCAATATTCAAATGTCAATGTCATCACTGAATACTGATCACTCTTCTTTGTTTATGTCATgtccaagaagcttataatattaccacagtattacaatattatttcctacagTATTAATGAAACGCCTTTGATGTCGCGCGATGCCGCCGCCAGCGTAGGTACTTACGCTGCCACACGAAAATACGGTTGCAAcaaatgggaaataaaacaattgtgattattaatattatgatgaaatcatttattcatatgtacattcaaaataattgcgattattaaatctgatgtaataatttgttcataaatatataattacagatattgcactgctaaatattatttacgtggacactttatttttggatgttcttaattgtatattttatcatttaactaAGTAATGCATTCGCATTGggatgtacattgtacaatctgattagaaaataatgaggACAACATATGCATAgctttgattttaattcaacataatatacaattaatacaatctTTCTGAAATATTGTTTCCTTCTGGGATTTCAATGTAGATTTACATCCGTAAACGGAATAGTTTGTGCGCGCCATAATAGAaggtatgtataataaaattattacacaaaaaatacgactGCGTCGTCCTTTCGCGATAGGTAAAGCAATCTCAGCGTGATTGCCTTACGCGGCCCGCGTCGCCCGACCCCCGCCAGTTCTCCTCCGTTTCTCTGCACAAGTACATTCGTCGCACTACTGTAGGAAATATGGTAATACTGTGATATTACCTTCTAATGAtctatagatagggaggcgaggtagctaaatggcgtaattcaacggcgtcgtcgagacttatcaaaatcgaaagagaaaataatttcgaaaagaaaagcttttatggtaaaaaccattttagcggtgggtttggcgtgtacggattttcaaaaatgtaaaaaaaaaacagttacttgggcattctcgagcgcgtcagatattcatactacgtatgccccaagtgcctctgataacaacggtatacttaTCTGCCGgattgcgtggtggggctaggcatataaattcgtcaaaaatgcacaaaaaaaaaatttactcgagcgcgtcagattttcggaaggggtgttaattaGGCCCCAagaaagctccccttaaaaaaactgacaattacggcatgacgataagttacgatgaatttttgaaaatgcagaaaaaaaagtccttttgaaatactcgagcgcgtcagattttcataggggaggtttatctaggtatcctgaaagcatattttcttaatctgataaaaatgttggtgggttctcttaatctgaccgaaaaaggtttgtgggtttcttttttttaatcatcgttatttcatatcaatttttcttaccaccctcagttttcgagatatactcaaaaaaccgggagtttgagtttttatgatgcttcaagtaaaaaaaaattaaactttggacaaaaatgaaaagagacctttttttgtaaaataaaatcccaccaaaaacataaatgtaaaaattggagccgagttcaatcgttgacttaatttgccaaaaaaagaaatgagatctaaatgtgtgccaagttctgcagacagtccagaaatttatttataaagatgtattaagttcttaggttgactgaaaactcaattgttttattttcccttagagaacaatgtttattccaaaatataacttttttaatttgaataatataattatttccacaaagcaaacaactaatgacctattgaaccccataatttgatgaggctagtttttagaacctcacaaaatataaacagtatgtaaaactagcctcatcaaattatggggttcaataggtcattagttgtttgctttgtgaaaataattatattattcaaattaaaaaagttatattttggaataaacattgttctctaagggaaaataaaacaattgagttttcagtcaacctaagaacttaatacatcgttgtaaataaatttctggactgtctgcagaacttggcacacatttagatctcatttctttttttggcaaattaagtcaacgattgaactcggctccaatttttacatttatgtttttggtgggatatcattactttttgtacagaaaattactctgcaaatttgatttactttataaatataataatttttatatacgattttttttttcttgcggtttctctgtatggtttgtttagtcttattttctatattttattgtatgttatgaatgtcagcgcacattgccccgtcattatctgcaattttttaaactagttttctgtttaaaagattacatgattttctaaacatccagcttgaatttgtacacacactattaccaagatgcaaagatctttgtagaagaatcgtcgccttactccatgacgttacggtattgccatgacgcgatcttgaaattttactctaaacgcgcctaaagatgtttcacttatattaatattacgcaaattaaatcatttcgaccttcgacgaagccttcttccattacaccatttatggtaattatttttgcatgcttgtattggctaaacatgtttgtgctttattaatataattgtatcaccatcgaataccatgtttaaagcaaaataaagattttatttttttatttatttatttacactgaaattaatactaaactaaacactcataaataaagaataaataaatgtgaatatgtaaaattatatattatttttaactgtatgagcaataaaggcaatatttttattacaattttcttttattttacgtttaataacagttttgaataaagaaatcatgcaatcgaagtaatccgccctagcgatattagcgcgagtgagtgtgatgtcagaggcgcttcgaatctacagatgtttcgtcctaaaatatgtaaacttcaataatctatatctcagtcatttattgatagatttcaaaatttttttcggccactgattagttttgatctactttttaagactagtaaggtgaatatactattttctttttttttaaacttttccatttttccatacaaacaaaatttatgtcattgaaaaaaaaattaaatacaaataaattcagtattttctgattttttcctttgtacactcactattacctagttgattacaaaatttgaactttctaggtcatctggaagtgggttaggttttgtatatgtctataagtcagtcagtcttaaaaattgcgatttttggatattaatatctacgcaactgtttaatctgtatttatgaaatttaaggttcttgtttatcttgaggtcctcttgatatgtaccaaatttggtttatataacttaaatagttttcgagttataagggggtgaaaagtgcctcgaaatggttcgtgtaaatatacacacggctgctgctcgccagttctcttcgcttgaactcggcttgacacgctgccgcgtgtctagattaccttttttgtttacttaaacttttttttttgaaaaagtaaagttcgcgacttatatgctgcaacgcgtttttcggaagacgaaatggctcctccagacttccggtcatgcggaaaccggcagattttgtgtttttagtaagttttagattatattcttcaaaaaaaaaaaaaatcgctctcgagaatgccgggttaacgtttttttttttacaagttcgcgaccctataactcggcggcgtcaaggacttatggtcagattaattaaatttagtcttaaaacactaaaatcaacccccaatatcttaatctgacgcgctcgagtatttcagactatcgattttttttttactaatctgatcgtctatcctaggcgcgcgtcactacatatagagctaaatagtgaaaaagtttgttctattaggtctaaggtatctctcatatcttaaactgccacgctcgagtattgcagaaaattcccctcttcgcctccttATCTACTAAGCCTATAAGCTTCTTGGCTTCTTGGTCATGTCACTTATTGTGATCACTCATCGTCATTACCCAGACAAGAAGTCATTACCACACGAAAGAAATATTCAATCGTATAggagttataaaatatactgtaagtggattttatttattttcgagcgggatctttaaatattatacaaagtaaaaatactatttaaattttttatcactCTTCTATTAGACTTCAAAGTTTTTGGAATTAGAAagattatttctttaaaacattatttttaaagtccttattaatttacaatgaatctaatataatttaatcaataatttaagataatattttactacGATATCGATGTTAcatgtaaacaaaattattatcagcTGTCAAGAGATGTTTTTATGACATGCTTGTCTATTGTCTATGTACGCCATTCGCCGCAGTTTCCGTCAAATCGTCAGTCAAACGTCAACAATAGACGTTGGTGGAAGTGTTCTTTATTTATTGTCAAGTTATTCACGATGTGCCACAGGAAGTgacacttttattttatgtttgagTGATCAAAAAACTGGTGCAAAATGCTTGCGGACGGAGAAATTGTTGGTGATGGGTCATGGAACCTCACGATCTACGTGACGGATATGAACGAGAAGCGTACAATGGTTGTAAAGGGCGACATGCATATCGGCGGGGTTATGCTAAAATTAACAGAGAGTTTTGGTAAGTACCTAATGCATTACTCATCATCTTTCTTGATTATTGGGGTAGAATTGAAATCACTATATTGTTATTCTAGATgttcgatatttatttacagagaCACATGTTTACCGTAGGTATCTGTTGAGATGAATCATTACGGTAGCTACAAGCGATAAAAAAGTTTACCCTTTTATCTCTTGCCGGGGCATAGGTCTCGTTTTTTTGTCTGTTCTTTCgtctaatatattttctattgacAGAAAAAAAAACGCTTGTGATATTCTAAATGTTCTTACTATTACCacctaatacaaaatattattctttgattgtttatgtttatcaaaataatatttttatcagctTACCTCACTGTTAAGaggaaaattttaatgtataaaatgagagaaaatattcaatttactGCATTTAATGATGTCAGGTATTATCAGTTGTTATTAATAGCTGCATTGGCGATACAATGCAGATCAAATATTTCTCTGAAGGTTGAAAGActgagtttgtttgtaataCAGTGACATCACTTTTTCTGAAATTGTAGGATATCTACTGTTTAACGAAAACGAAAGTCTTCTATTTATACActatacaagtgataactgcgttaaaaacaaccgacttcaaacttgtacttgcaaaaatgcccataaaataaaaactactgggcctatccgaataaaatttttatgggagcaattcgacaccatcccgcatcgaacaaaaaaagaattccGTAAATCGgctcagaaacctcggagtaatcggtgtacatacattaaaaaaaaaacataccggccaaactgataacctcctcctttttttgaagtcagttaaaaattaattcaaatttgaTATACTTAAGTTGAAATGTTAGGTatgatagaaaaattaaaactccaTGTTTTAGTCTTTACGCTCAATTAACGCTaaacttgtttatttattaccaatttatttctaaacttcttgacattataaatgtctCATCAAAACTTTCcaattaataattcataactattttattttttcataaatcaaTACTGCACATAGGTGATTTTGTACACAAGTAGTACCGAGTcatagaaattttaatttgtttcagcctaaatttaaaaaacttctGCATCCATTTACTGACATTTTAACAtgctattaataattaataacccGCTGTgaagattgttttatttattttaaacataatgtgTGACAGTGAAGGTCAAGCTAGTaactttatctattaaattgtatgaattagtttagttttatacaattcaaattcattattccattttaagaatataaaaaatcggGTGTTCGTTTGGAATATAAAACCTAGTAGAAAcagttctaataataataataatagacgGGCATTTCTCCGCAACTCGACGTCAAGCGCCTATTTTGCGTGAGAGAGGGAGGTGGGGGAAACCAGCTAAAACTGAAACCACCCGAGCTCCTCCATGAAGCCAAGCAGCTTGTGAAGGCTGCCAAAGGCTTCGGGGAGGGACCCAGGAGACCCCAGGTATCTTGCCCTGTACTCCGCAACCCCCTTACATTCCATGATGACGTGGGCTGCCGTTACCTCGGTCGCCATGCATGCTCTGCATAGCGGACTGTCTGTGATCCCTAGATTAAAGAGATGTTTGTTAAAGGGGCCGTGCCCTGTGAGGGTCCCTGTTATTACACGTAGTTGCACTCTACGTAGGTTGAGAAGCCGACGTGCAAGTCTCGAGTCAATGTCCGGTAGGGCTTCTCTGGCTTGCTTGCAGTCAGATCTGCTTGACCATTCCGCTCTCTGAGCAGTGCTAGTGAGCTGGGTAATCATCATCCGGGTCCAGCTAGCAGGTAGCGGAATAATGGGAAAAGGTCCCATGACCGGTGTTTCAGATGCCCTTCTGGCTAGTATATCAGCAGCATCGTTTCCACGTGAGCTACTGTGTCCTTTTATCCATTGTAATACTAGGGAATTTCCCAGGTCACATACCTTAGTTAGGGCTAAGTGACACTCAAGGGTCAACCCTGAAGTGATTTCATGGCTTTTGATTGCCATGAGTGCTGCTTTGCTATCCGATAGGATCCGAATCGAATAGTTTGttacatttcttttaattatggCCGAAGCTGCAAGTAGAAGTCCTAGGCATTCAGCCTGAAAGACTGTATTATGGGGTCCCAAGGGGTGCGAGATGTTAATGTTTAGGTCCTCAGAGAAGACCCCAGCACCCGTACCATTTCCAGTCTTGGACGCGTCCGAGTCGAAACAGTTCTATAGCTGAAATGAGACACGGGTGGCCGAGAGGCTGGCGTTACCATGGTACAGCTAAAAACGCAGGTTTTAATCCCTACTCGTAACAAAACGAATTTCATATAGTTAATATGTATGtgcctttaaaattttaaataatgttgtttccattagtaaaatatacttcaataacACTCAATTGTAGTAGAATtcaaataatcattttatacaTTGTCTCTTTT
The Colias croceus chromosome 18, ilColCroc2.1 genome window above contains:
- the LOC123699828 gene encoding uncharacterized protein LOC123699828 isoform X1, with product MSKRRLSQEMVAKNKNKVLACSTPEHRLESPSRDSDSICDSDAGSPVPFLCTQDGAEGETDVVWNFYTPKAEHATHRSKNTTPVSRKSRKALRPKLIEKPLPKRKPVRQSQKRTELFQDLIELNQNLHELIKQKAKSNNSVNKPPSGSEDDIFSDNSESSPKSVLRTSSRCLRKNVLSSKFKKQEPEPGLESDDSMNECLLRASQIVEENIINYDHSAPKRPCLEALTTKNRSNFKPSAKISMDQDSMDTILSNIKLESPVINNKTKKYDSPRLNNDSFDNLLGNLNDSALERLSQMPVKDTNKNVTSTKDSSWVLEDLTIHGESPTSRSLFGRHNSMPESPSMIELNKPSTSGMAFGRYNSMPFNKSDEKMTVPGDSPIRCTQDEIKKKHQQARERLMAKRLLPFTTSQHPIQGSSQNQPIQKKTVFQPKVPSITKGLSDVKNNNSVAKANNNTEQNKIDSSNVKLLIEKKRQEALMKLRRRQPQTKLP
- the LOC123699828 gene encoding uncharacterized protein LOC123699828 isoform X2; translated protein: MSKRRLSQEMVAKNKNKVLACSTPEHRLESPSRDSDSICDSDAGSPVPFLCTQDGAEGETDVVWNFYTPKAEHATHRSKNTTPVSRKSRKALRPKLIEKPLPKRKPVRQSQKRTELFQDLIELNQNLHELIKQKAKSNNSVNKPPSGSEDDIFSDNSESSPKSVLRTSSRCLRKNVLSSKFKKQEPEPGLESDDSMNECLLRASQIVEENIINYDHSAPKRPCLEALTTKNRSNFKPSAKISMDQDSMDTILSNIKLESPVINNKTKKYDSPRLNNDSFDNLLGNLNDSALERLSQMPVKDTNKNVTSTKDSSWVLEDLTIHGESPTSRSLFGRHNSMPESPSMIELNKPSTSGMAFGRYNSMPFNKSDEKMTGDSPIRCTQDEIKKKHQQARERLMAKRLLPFTTSQHPIQGSSQNQPIQKKTVFQPKVPSITKGLSDVKNNNSVAKANNNTEQNKIDSSNVKLLIEKKRQEALMKLRRRQPQTKLP